One Undibacter mobilis genomic region harbors:
- a CDS encoding pyridoxal-phosphate-dependent aminotransferase family protein, whose product MAQNSSRQVGRHFLHIPGPTPVPDRILRAMDTPMIDHRGPEFAKLAKRCLDGIKTIFKTTNPVIIYTATGTGAWEGALTNTLSSGDKVLMVETGQFGALWKKMADKLGLQTELLATDWRTGVDPKVIEKRLSEDKKHEIKAVCVLHNETSTGALSPIAEIRKAIDAAGHPALFMVDTISSLASTDYRHDEWGVDVTVGGAQKGLMLPPGMSFNAISNKALEANKTSKLPKSFFDWQDMLNLNKSGFFPYTPATLMLFGLDVGITMLHEEGLDNVFARHDRLAEATRIAAKHWGLEILCKDSKYYSPTVTAILLPEGHNADQFRAMALETFNISYGASFGPFAGKYFRIGHLGDVNDATMMGCLATTEVALQLFGVPIKKGGAQAAMDYLLSQHGAAKKQAAE is encoded by the coding sequence ATGGCTCAGAATTCATCGCGCCAGGTCGGGCGCCATTTCCTTCATATCCCCGGCCCGACGCCGGTTCCGGATCGCATCCTGCGGGCGATGGATACCCCGATGATCGACCATCGCGGCCCGGAATTCGCCAAACTGGCGAAGCGGTGCCTCGACGGTATCAAGACCATCTTCAAGACCACCAATCCGGTGATCATCTACACCGCGACCGGCACCGGCGCCTGGGAAGGCGCGCTGACGAACACGCTGTCGTCCGGCGACAAGGTGCTGATGGTCGAGACCGGCCAATTCGGCGCGCTCTGGAAAAAGATGGCCGACAAGCTCGGGCTCCAGACCGAGCTGCTCGCCACCGACTGGCGCACCGGCGTCGATCCGAAAGTCATCGAGAAGCGCCTGAGCGAAGACAAGAAGCACGAGATCAAGGCCGTGTGCGTGCTGCACAACGAGACCTCGACCGGCGCGCTGTCGCCGATCGCCGAGATCCGCAAGGCCATCGACGCCGCCGGCCATCCGGCTTTGTTCATGGTCGACACCATCTCGTCGCTGGCCTCGACCGATTACCGCCATGACGAATGGGGCGTCGACGTTACCGTCGGCGGCGCGCAGAAGGGCCTGATGCTGCCGCCGGGCATGTCGTTCAACGCCATCAGCAACAAGGCGCTGGAAGCCAACAAGACCTCGAAGCTGCCGAAGTCGTTCTTCGACTGGCAGGATATGCTGAACCTGAACAAATCCGGCTTCTTCCCCTATACGCCGGCCACGCTCATGCTGTTCGGCCTCGATGTCGGCATCACCATGCTGCACGAGGAAGGCCTCGACAATGTGTTCGCCCGCCACGACCGCCTCGCCGAGGCGACGCGCATCGCGGCCAAGCACTGGGGCCTCGAGATTCTGTGCAAGGATTCGAAGTACTACTCGCCGACGGTCACCGCGATCCTGCTGCCGGAAGGCCATAACGCCGACCAGTTCCGCGCTATGGCGCTGGAGACCTTCAACATCTCCTATGGCGCCAGCTTCGGACCCTTCGCCGGCAAGTATTTCCGCATCGGCCATCTCGGCGACGTCAATGACGCGACCATGATGGGATGCCTTGCCACCACCGAGGTCGCCCTGCAGTTGTTCGGCGTGCCGATCAAGAAGGGCGGCGCGCAGGCGGCGATGGACTATTTGCTCTCGCAGCACGGCGCGGCGAAGAAGCAGGCGGCGGAGTAG
- a CDS encoding FAD-binding and (Fe-S)-binding domain-containing protein — protein MKSELAGEVHFDQFTCGRYATDASHYQITPIGVVVPRTIDEAERAIGIARAEGVTVLARGGGTSQCGQTVGESLVVDCSKYLNRVIDLDVSRQRCAVEPGIVLDDLNRQLKPHGLWFPVDISTASRATIGGMAGNNSCGGRSLRYGTMRDNVIGIDAVLADGTRAHFGPIGSPDDAPPPLKSLAQDLMTIGVREADEIAARFPKVQRRVGGYNLDALVPGSYKDGNGINLAHILVGSEGTLGFSTRVELKLSPLLGRRAVGAVHFGSFYEAMNCAQHIVGLKPIAVELVDRTMIELAGAIPIYKPTLDRFVRDLPEAILLVEFGENDHEENLRRLRRLKELIGDLGFHWDNSGTKWGGVVEVLNPELQAAITEVRTSGLNIMMSMKEQGKPVSFVEDCAVPLEHLADYTSRLTAIFERHGTRGTWYAHAGSGCLHVRPVLNLRLEKDVHAMRAIAEEAFAMVREYKGSHSGEHGDGLVRSEFNEPMFGSKLARAFEEVKDRFDPNALYNPGKVVRPSKFDDRSLLRYKPDYSGLDIKTELDWSVFPGAGGGFQGAVEMCNNNGACRKLAGGAMCPSYRVTRDERDVTRGRANTLRLAVTGQLGPDALSSDEMAETLALCVSCKACRRECPTGIDMARMKIEVLAARAKKNGLSLHDRLVGYLPRYAPYAARLPWLFNLRDRWPLLQRVSESLANFSARRSLPKWRADIYRDRSDWPHRAAPAEGGSTPPREVVLFADTFNRYFERENLDAAMRVLSAGGYRIHAAKPKDGGRPLCCGRTFLSVGKVDEARREMRRTLEALAPFAKRGVPIVGLEPSCLLTFRDEMPALMTGEGVAEVAAQALLFEEFLAREIKAGISLPLKPLPRPALLHGHCHQKAFAAMGAVESVLRAVPDLKVETVESSCCGMAGSFGYKADTIDVSLKMGELSLLPAVRKAPDDAIIVADGTSCRHQIHDGAGREALHVARVLEMSLQNEQR, from the coding sequence TTGAAATCCGAACTGGCCGGCGAGGTCCATTTCGACCAGTTTACCTGCGGGCGTTACGCCACCGATGCCTCGCATTATCAGATAACGCCGATCGGCGTCGTTGTGCCCCGCACCATCGACGAAGCCGAAAGGGCGATCGGAATCGCGCGGGCGGAAGGCGTTACCGTGCTGGCCCGCGGCGGCGGGACGTCGCAATGCGGGCAGACGGTGGGCGAAAGCCTCGTCGTCGACTGCTCGAAATACCTCAATCGCGTCATCGATCTCGATGTGTCGCGGCAGCGCTGCGCGGTCGAGCCGGGCATCGTGCTCGACGACCTCAACCGTCAGCTCAAACCCCACGGTCTGTGGTTTCCGGTCGATATTTCGACCGCCTCGCGCGCCACCATTGGCGGCATGGCCGGCAACAATTCCTGCGGTGGCCGTTCGCTGCGCTACGGCACCATGCGCGACAACGTCATCGGCATCGACGCGGTGCTGGCCGACGGCACGCGCGCGCATTTCGGTCCGATAGGCAGCCCCGATGACGCGCCGCCGCCGCTCAAATCGCTGGCGCAGGACCTCATGACCATTGGCGTGCGTGAAGCCGATGAAATCGCCGCGCGTTTTCCCAAAGTGCAGCGCCGCGTTGGCGGCTACAATCTCGATGCGCTGGTGCCGGGCTCCTACAAAGATGGCAACGGCATCAACCTCGCGCATATTCTCGTCGGTTCGGAAGGCACGCTCGGCTTCTCGACGCGCGTCGAGCTGAAGCTCTCGCCGCTGCTCGGCCGCCGCGCGGTCGGCGCCGTGCATTTCGGCAGCTTCTACGAGGCGATGAACTGCGCTCAGCACATCGTCGGCCTTAAGCCGATTGCGGTCGAACTGGTCGATCGCACCATGATCGAGCTCGCCGGCGCCATCCCGATCTACAAGCCGACCTTGGATCGCTTCGTGCGCGATCTGCCGGAAGCCATCCTGCTGGTCGAATTCGGCGAGAACGATCACGAAGAGAACCTGCGCCGGCTGCGCAGGCTCAAGGAGTTGATCGGCGATCTCGGTTTCCATTGGGACAACAGCGGCACCAAATGGGGCGGCGTGGTCGAGGTGCTCAATCCCGAGCTGCAGGCGGCGATTACCGAGGTGCGTACCTCGGGCCTTAACATCATGATGTCGATGAAGGAGCAGGGTAAGCCCGTGTCTTTCGTCGAAGATTGCGCAGTGCCGCTCGAGCATCTCGCCGATTACACGTCGCGGCTGACCGCGATTTTCGAAAGGCACGGCACGCGCGGCACCTGGTATGCGCATGCCGGCTCGGGCTGCCTGCATGTGCGGCCGGTCCTCAATCTGCGGCTGGAGAAGGATGTCCACGCCATGCGCGCGATTGCCGAAGAGGCTTTCGCCATGGTGCGCGAATACAAGGGCTCGCATTCCGGCGAACACGGCGACGGGCTGGTTCGTTCCGAATTCAACGAGCCGATGTTCGGGTCAAAGCTGGCGCGCGCCTTCGAGGAGGTGAAAGACCGCTTCGATCCGAACGCTCTCTACAATCCCGGCAAGGTAGTGCGGCCGTCGAAGTTCGATGACCGTTCCCTGCTGCGCTACAAGCCGGATTATAGTGGCCTCGATATCAAGACCGAACTCGACTGGTCGGTTTTTCCCGGTGCCGGCGGCGGCTTTCAGGGCGCCGTCGAGATGTGCAACAACAACGGCGCCTGCCGCAAGCTGGCCGGCGGCGCCATGTGTCCGTCCTATCGCGTCACCCGCGATGAGCGCGACGTTACCCGCGGCCGCGCCAATACGCTGCGCCTTGCGGTGACGGGGCAGCTCGGGCCCGATGCGCTCTCATCCGATGAGATGGCGGAGACGCTGGCCCTCTGTGTGTCGTGCAAGGCCTGCCGCCGCGAATGTCCGACCGGTATCGACATGGCGCGGATGAAGATCGAGGTTCTGGCAGCGCGCGCCAAGAAGAACGGCCTGTCGCTGCACGATCGCCTTGTCGGCTATCTGCCGCGATATGCGCCTTATGCCGCGCGGTTGCCTTGGCTGTTCAATCTGCGCGACCGTTGGCCGTTGCTGCAACGCGTCTCGGAAAGTCTCGCCAATTTCTCGGCGCGGCGCAGCCTGCCGAAATGGCGCGCCGACATCTATCGCGACCGCAGCGACTGGCCGCATCGCGCCGCGCCGGCGGAAGGCGGCTCCACGCCGCCACGCGAAGTCGTTTTGTTTGCCGACACCTTCAATCGTTATTTCGAGCGCGAGAATCTTGATGCGGCGATGCGCGTGCTGTCGGCGGGCGGCTATCGCATTCATGCCGCCAAGCCAAAGGATGGCGGCCGGCCTCTGTGCTGCGGCCGCACCTTCCTGTCGGTCGGCAAGGTGGACGAAGCGCGCCGCGAGATGCGGCGCACGCTGGAGGCGCTGGCGCCTTTCGCCAAACGCGGCGTGCCGATCGTCGGGCTGGAGCCGAGCTGCCTCTTGACCTTCCGCGACGAAATGCCGGCGCTGATGACGGGCGAGGGCGTCGCCGAGGTTGCGGCGCAGGCCCTGCTGTTCGAGGAATTTCTGGCGCGCGAGATCAAGGCCGGCATCTCGCTTCCGCTCAAGCCTTTGCCGCGCCCCGCGCTGTTGCACGGCCATTGCCACCAGAAAGCCTTTGCCGCCATGGGCGCGGTTGAAAGCGTGCTGCGTGCGGTGCCGGATCTGAAAGTCGAGACCGTCGAGTCGAGCTGCT
- a CDS encoding alpha/beta fold hydrolase has product MQLADSGFLSIDGHSLEYRMVGPRPDAAPTIVMLHEGLGCVGLWGDFPDKVSEATGCGVFVYSRAGYGQSSPVKLPRPLTYMHIEAREVLPKLLDMIGARRHILFGHSDGASIAALYAGSHQDHRLGGLILMAPHFFTEDVGIAAIAEARQAYETGDLRAKLARWHKDPDNAFRGWNDAWLDPDFRKWDITEQLAYIRVPVLIVQGEGDQYGTVAQIEVAERECYCPVDVALLSGAKHSPQREAPEATLAAVADFTAHVLANNGWERAA; this is encoded by the coding sequence ATGCAGCTAGCGGATTCTGGTTTTCTGTCGATTGACGGCCATTCCCTCGAATACCGCATGGTCGGACCGCGTCCTGACGCGGCGCCGACGATTGTCATGCTGCATGAGGGCCTCGGCTGCGTCGGTCTGTGGGGCGATTTTCCCGACAAGGTAAGTGAGGCCACGGGCTGCGGCGTATTTGTCTATTCGCGCGCCGGCTACGGGCAGTCCTCACCGGTGAAGCTGCCCCGACCACTGACCTACATGCACATCGAGGCGCGCGAAGTGCTGCCGAAGCTGCTCGATATGATCGGCGCCAGGCGGCACATCCTGTTCGGTCACAGTGACGGCGCCTCGATCGCGGCGCTCTATGCCGGTTCGCATCAGGATCATCGTCTCGGAGGCCTGATCCTGATGGCACCGCATTTCTTCACCGAAGACGTCGGCATTGCTGCCATCGCCGAGGCCCGGCAGGCCTACGAAACCGGAGATCTGCGCGCGAAGCTGGCGCGCTGGCACAAGGACCCCGACAACGCCTTCCGCGGCTGGAACGACGCCTGGCTCGATCCCGATTTCCGCAAGTGGGATATCACCGAGCAGCTCGCCTATATTCGCGTGCCGGTCCTGATCGTGCAGGGCGAGGGCGATCAGTACGGCACCGTGGCGCAGATCGAAGTCGCCGAGCGTGAGTGCTACTGCCCGGTCGATGTGGCGTTGCTGTCTGGCGCGAAACATTCGCCGCAGCGCGAGGCGCCGGAGGCGACGCTCGCCGCGGTCGCCGACTTCACCGCCCATGTGCTGGCAAACAACGGATGGGAGCGCGCGGCGTAG